The genomic DNA ATATAACCGGAGCGTACCCGGCGAAGAGGGAGTCGTAGACCGTTTTATCAATGGCCGGGGCAAAAGCAAACGTTTTATCGGAACGCATTCGATCGAACAATTGGTCGACTCGGTGAAAAGTCCTCATATCATCATGATGATGGTCAAAGCGGGGCGTCCTGTAGACGAGCTGATCTCGCAATTGCTCCCTTTCCTTTCGTCTGGCGATGTAATTATCGACGGAGGCAATTCTGACTTCCACGACACGGAACGTCGTGTGAAGGAGTTGGAAAAGAAAGGGATCTATTTCGTCGGAACCGGAATTTCGGGAGGCGAGGAAGGAGCCTTGCACGGCCCGTCTGTGATGCCCGGAGGTTCGGTGGAAGCTTGGCCGCTGGTGAAAGACATCTTGCAGGGAATTTCCGCCAAGTTGGACGATGGTTCGCCTTGCTGCGAGTGGATCGGAGCGGGGGGAGCCGGCCATTTTGTGAAGATGGTGCACAACGGCATCGAATATGGGGATATGCAGCTTATTTCCGAAGCCTATTCGCTGTTGAAAAACCGGAAAGGATTGGACAACGATGCGATGGCCGTCGTCTTTGACGAATGGAACGGAGGAGAATTGGATAGTTTCCTGATCGAGATAACCGCCAATATTCTGCGTTTTCGTGACGAAGACGGAAAACCGTTGCTCGACAAGATATTGGATGTCGCCGGACAGAAGGGAACCGGCAAATGGAGCGCGATCGCGGCGATGGACGAGAATGATCCGCTGACGTTGATCACCGAAGCGGTTTACGCCCGCTTGCTCTCGGCCTTGTATCCCGAACGAATAAAGGCGGCAAGCCTTTATAGTGGAAAGTTGAAAGTGGAAAGTGGAAAGTTATCAGACAACGCTCAACTTTCAATTGAAGACGTCCGTCAGGCACTATACGCAGCCAAGCTGATTTCCTATGCACAGGGATTCTCCTTGCTTCGCCACGCTTCCGAGCATTATGGTTGGGATTTGGATTACGGGACGATTGCCCGCATCTGGCGTAAGGGGTGTATCATCCGTTCCGTCTTCCTGCAAAAGATCACGGAGGCATACCGGAAGGACCCGGACTTGGAAAACCTGCTCTTCGATGACTTTTTCCACACTAAGATACAGGAGGCTCTTCCTGCCTGGCGCCGGGTTGTCGCCGAAGGTGCGCTGAGCGGTGTCGCCCTGCCTGCCATGAGTTCAGCTCTAAACTATTTTGATGGGTTGCGCACGCTGTATTCGGCAGCGAATATGATTCAGGCTCAACGCGACTATTTTGGAGCCCATACTTATGAACGTACCGATCGCGAACGTGGTCATTTCTTCCACACCAATTGGACTGGGGAAGGAGGCAATACGGTTTCGGGCACGTATAGCGTCTGATTCTACTGTTTTGGAACTTTCCGAAAACCTCAAAAATAGTTTTTGAAGCTTTCGTAGAGTTCTGCCACCCTCGAAAATGATTTTTGGGGCTTTCGGGAGTTCCGCTGCTTTAAAAAATGATTTTTGAGGTTTTCGGAAAGTTCTGACATCATTAAATTAAAAAAGCAAATGAAAACAGCAAGCAATCAATTATTAGTCATATTCGGAGCTTCCGGCGACCTGACGGGGCGGAAGCTCTTGCCCTCGCTCTACGAATTGCACGTTCGGGGCTTATTGCCGGAACGTTTCTGCATCTTGGGGGCGGCCCGTACGGAATATACGGATGACGAGTACCGCGCTTTCGAAAAGGTGCATATCCGGGAATCCCTGAAGAACAAGGAGGTGGACGATGTCGAACTGGACAGTTTCCTCCGCCGTGT from Parabacteroides merdae ATCC 43184 includes the following:
- the gnd gene encoding decarboxylating NADP(+)-dependent phosphogluconate dehydrogenase, encoding MKANIGLIGLAVMGENLALNMESKGFTVAVYNRSVPGEEGVVDRFINGRGKSKRFIGTHSIEQLVDSVKSPHIIMMMVKAGRPVDELISQLLPFLSSGDVIIDGGNSDFHDTERRVKELEKKGIYFVGTGISGGEEGALHGPSVMPGGSVEAWPLVKDILQGISAKLDDGSPCCEWIGAGGAGHFVKMVHNGIEYGDMQLISEAYSLLKNRKGLDNDAMAVVFDEWNGGELDSFLIEITANILRFRDEDGKPLLDKILDVAGQKGTGKWSAIAAMDENDPLTLITEAVYARLLSALYPERIKAASLYSGKLKVESGKLSDNAQLSIEDVRQALYAAKLISYAQGFSLLRHASEHYGWDLDYGTIARIWRKGCIIRSVFLQKITEAYRKDPDLENLLFDDFFHTKIQEALPAWRRVVAEGALSGVALPAMSSALNYFDGLRTLYSAANMIQAQRDYFGAHTYERTDRERGHFFHTNWTGEGGNTVSGTYSV